The genomic region gtgatagcctagcgttagttgcttgcttatttatttccttgttgtcttatttatttgtttgcttgtagtcattgcagttctttttccgtggttaactagtggctgcaataacctatttttttaaaactaggccacaataaccatgggctaatatttactgtagtgacactgggccttctacgggccatagaaatagtgggccttctacgggccgtagaaacagtaggccttctacgggccatcgaaacaatgggccttctacgagccgtatcatcaatgggccttatacaggtcgtatgatcgattggccaaacatgggccaataacatgccgcattatggccgtaaacaggctagagttggaatcgtccgttcatgggccgaccgtaacgggccatcgttaataggccatatttgatgacgctatgaaaacggcccaacgtattaacggaccacaaacgggccaactgtaaccacgggctgaatttggcccacaagcagaaaatgacagtaatgggccgtaagtaaacgaatgctggaaatgagcccaagaataaatgggctctgagaaggccgaaagataacatgggttggaaatggcccaatggaataacgggccgttaatgggtataaagtgatacactattcattacgggccagtttcaccacgggccgttaatggatgaaagtgatacactgttcattacgggccagtttcaccacgggcctttaataggccaagagttacatagggcctcatatgggccgaaagacgtcatgggccatacatgggccagaagtgaaaatgggctggaatcatattggatggcccagatgaggctactaggcctaattcggatagggcgtaacgggccttgggttagcgagttgtaaatgggctatatgcgaacacgccgttaacaggctttccatgggccggcccgccaccttttaaccaagtcaaacgggccggccttttcacaggaatgggcctctgttgggccgtgccacgtgtcgacgtatcataggcgccttccgtccaatgagtggttgacatctgtcccaacgatgagccgacacgtgtttcctccagccaatgatgattttacacgtggaaaatccccattggtcagggctattaatgggttatcagatccaaaacccaacccgatagcttaacggcgttccgttacggtggatgtcacgtgtcggtcacccttgacgaaagcacttctgtgacgcgcgatttatcgtcatggaagtggacacttccgtgatgataattttggtaatgtcatggaacacttctatgacagcacatgtatgactatcttgattctgtcataaatttgtcatggatgtacatgcatgacaaaaaaagtgacctattgtgacaaacacgtatcatcacggaagtgtatttttttgtagtgcaaggtatcaatccagtaggaggctacgcgcgagtccctcgtacctgcacaaaacaaataaatcctcgcaaggaatgtgataaggggttgtcaatccctacacggccacttacgagagtgagatctgatagatatgataagataatatttttggtatttttatgataaagatgcaaagtaaaataaaagcaaagtaaaaaagcaaagtaaataactaagtattggaacattaatatgatgaagatagacccgggggccataggtttcactagtggcttctctcaagagcataagtattctacggtgggtgaacaaattactaatgagcaattgacaaaattgagcatagttatgagaatatctaggaatgatcatgtatataggcatcatgtccgagacaagtagaccgactcctgcctgcttctactactattaatccactcatcgaccgctatccatcatgcatctagaatattaagttaatgaaaacaaagtaacaccttaagcaagatgacatgatgtagagggataaactcatgcaatatgatgaaaaccccatcttgttatcctcgatggcaacaatataatacgtgccttgctgcccctactgtcactgggaaaggacaccgcaagattgaacccaaagctaatcacttctcccattgcaagaaagatcaatctagtagtccaaaccaaactgataattcgaagagacttgcaaagataatcaatcatacataaaagaattcagagaagattcaaatatttttcatagatagacttgatcataaacccacaattcatcgatctcaacaaacacaccacaaaaagaagattacatcgaatagttctccacaagagagggggataacattgtattgagatccaaaaagagagaagaagccatctagctaataactatggacccataggtttgaggtgaactactcacacttcatcggaggggctatggtgatgatgtagaagccctccgtgatcgatgccccctccggcggagctccggaacaggccccaagatggctaATAACtatcctcttttgtgtcttgacggagggtccaagtctcctggatcttatctgatgagaaaatcacgtttccgaaggtttcattccatttggactccgtttgatattccttttctttgaaaccctaaaataggcaaaaaaaacagcaattctgggctgggcctccggttaataggttagtcccaaaaataatataaaagtggataataaagcctaataatgtccaaaacagtagataatatagcatggagcaattaaaaattatagatacgttggagacgtatcaatcgtcggtatcatcatacctagttcaatctcgttaccggcaagtctctttactcgtttcctaATGCAacatccggcaactaactcattagtcgcattgcttgcaaggcttataatgatgtgcattaccgagaggaaccagagatacctctctgacaatcgaagtgacaaatcctaatctcgatctatgccaactaaacaaacaccatcggagacacctatagagcatctttataatcacccagttacgttgtgatgtttgatagcacacaaggtgctcCTCAGGTATTTGAGAGTTGTAtcatctcatagtctgaggaacatgtacaagtcatgaagaaagcaatagcaataaactaaacgatcatagtgctaagctaacggatgggtcttgtccatcacatcattctctaatgatgtgatcccgttcatcaaatgacaacacatgtctatggctaggaaacttaaccatcttcgattaatgagctagtcagaggcatactagggacattctgtttgtctatgtattcacacatgtactaagtttccagttaatacaattctagcatgaataataaacatttatcatgatataaggaaatataaatatatGGAATCGGGCTATGTCGTCGCGCGTTTGCGTCGTGTCCTTGCTGAAGGTGTTGGATTGAAACTGTGCTTTGGGGATGAGAATCTGAATTTTAACCTTGTGGTGGACTCGCAATCATCGGCGCATGTGCGGCGATTCCTTCTTGAAGGGGTAGCCTAGGAGTTGTGTATTTTTCGTTAATGTTGTGTCTTGTATCATAGGGTTAGTGGTTATCTGGGGGAGTTACTGTCACGAGGTATATGGCCCCAGGGTTTGTTTTTCGCGTTTTTTTTTGTTGATGATGTTCGGCTGCTGGGTTTTGCTCTATTAATaatatatggctgcatgcatcgtccttACGCAGAGGtcgggggttatcctccttttcaaaagaaAAATCCAATTGTTGCTGCAAGCTGGGGTATGTGATGCTGCAAGGGCCAGCTATTGTTCttgctaagcagattgagtgctgCTGCAAGAGCAGGTCACCGTTGTTGCAAGCCAGGACATGCGACGCTGAAGGGTGGCCGCCACTGTTGCAAGTCGGAAGAAAGCAAAATGCTGCAAGGACTGGCTGGCGCTGCTGCATTTTTCgtatatactagtgcaaaagacgctcttatattatactccctccgttccgaattacttgttgcaggtatggatgtatctaaatgcattttagttctagatacatccatttctgcgacgagtaatttggaacggagggagtaggacagagggagtatcttgCTAGCAAACAAGCCAATTCGTAATCAGTCTGCGAAGTAAGCTGTTCCAAACTCAACATTCAACGGTCTGCAAGCCCACAAGTGGGCGTTTTCTTGTGAGGGGACTGAAGTATAGTATTGTGACTACTGATTTCCATTCTACCAAAGCGTGAATTCAATAAGATTACAAATACATTCCGGAGAAGAGCTTAGGAGCTTAATCTCGTTGGCCTTGCCGGTGCAGTTCCACTTCTTGTGTCTTTAGAGCTGGACATGGAAATTACTGTTGTGGTCTTTGGCCATGGCTGTGTTGTCAATCTCGGTGATGAAGGGGACGAACTCCTGCCACTGCCTTTCACGCCTTCTCGATGGTTCTGGATGACTCTAGATGCTCTTGGCGATACAGCGTGTACATCGCCCGCTCTAGAGGTCGCTACAGATTGGGATAACCCGCTGAATGATGCACGGCGAGGCAACCTGGTCGGAGCTGACGCGCCCTGCTGCATATCAGGCTGAGAAACTGGCGCTGCTCTGCTGAATCTGAGACCGGCGAGCGGCGATCCTCCCGGAGATGAAGGCGGCGTGACACTGTGTTTTTGCCCTCGAggcgaggaagaaggagaagctATGTGCAACCCTGAGCTAGGACGAGATGTCTTCACCCCGGGGAGCGAAGTCGTTGTCCTAATCTTTCCCGGGGAAGAAGAAACGGCCGGTGTTGCCGAGATTGCCGGCGAGGACATGGATTTCTTCAGAGTGCTTGTTCGACGAGGAGGGGTTTCCACGACCGGTGATTCTTGTTTTGGCGCTCTACCACTCCTCGTTTTTTCAGAGGAATGGATGACTAGTTTCTTGGCTTCCTCCATGGGATTGCCGCTGCATTCGCCGTTATCTTGGCTTCGCTCTCGGCCTAGAGGACTTGGTGCGAAAGACGAAGATGCTTGCCGGGTGAAAACTATTTGTTTCACCTCTGGCCTCGCGGCAGTGCCACTCGCAGAGTGCCTTCGAGCCGCCGGATCTCCTCTTGCTTGTTGCTGCGAACTGTGCTTCAGATGTTCTTTGGAAAGGTTTGAAGAAATTCTTACTACCTGAGCTGCTGATCCTTGCTTGAGCCTGCTCGGAATCTCATGGTGTTTTTGAGGAGATGGGCTTGTCCTTGCTTGAGACGTGCTGTTACTGGAAGAACTAGGAGCTGCAACAAGTGCTCCCTTCTGCGAGCCCCCTCTAACGAGCGTCTTTGATGTTGCAGGCTTCTTGTCATCTGCTCCGGTGTCTGgtctcctcatcttcttcctgaTGATGGGAACCGCTGGGATTATGGCAGCTTGTTTCTGCCTGGTTTTCGGCATAGGCTGGGGTGTAACCATCTGACCATCTTCTTGCATTGGTATTAGTCCTTCATCACTTCTGTTTTCTTGGATATCTGTTGCCATCTCTTCATTTGTATGTCTTGTTGTGGGAACGATTGGCGCCATAGAACTGATGCTTCCAGCTTCCAGTGCATAACCTGTTTCCCCTAATCTAGGATCATTGGTTTCTCCAGTAACATCAACTCCATCTCCATGGATAAACTCGGCCTCATCGTCGGTGCTAATGTTTCCTTTGTCATCTGAACCGTTACTTGCGCTATCTGACGACCCGGTTTCACCGTCCTCTCCTTTCTCTGCTGAACTGTTACTTGCGCTATCTGATGATCGAGTTTCACTATGCTCTGTGCTAGTGTTAGGCTCTTCATAGTGATCTTGCCGCGAACTTTCACCGTACGATCCGCGATCATCTTGGTCAAAATATGAATCCTCGATCAGTATCTCGTCAAAGT from Triticum aestivum cultivar Chinese Spring chromosome 4A, IWGSC CS RefSeq v2.1, whole genome shotgun sequence harbors:
- the LOC123081745 gene encoding formin-like protein 6, whose amino-acid sequence is MALLRKLFARKAMDGLSHVSERVFVFNSCLSIGALDEGAHRDYLTSTIIQLKAGNPHASLMVVNFTAAPTGADAVHSLLGHGAAAVVADYPSRYGGHGAAWPALAFAMASLLVYIEEAAPERTTLDAVYGRAPVELLSACSALDPRPSHLRYLQYVARLRDKGALMGMRQQPFVLDCLILRAVPDFDGRGGCRPVVRVHGEPREPSADVSSTEVLFSTPRIKQQFKNYKQAESMVIKADIGCQIQGDVVIECIHVGDEGHEEVMFSVMFSTCFLQSNMTVFTLEDIDLPWNCHKEKFQEDFKIEVFFSEVELSDADESELSSIGNADEFYDFDEILIEDSYFDQDDRGSYGESSRQDHYEEPNTSTEHSETRSSDSASNSSAEKGEDGETGSSDSASNGSDDKGNISTDDEAEFIHGDGVDVTGETNDPRLGETGYALEAGSISSMAPIVPTTRHTNEEMATDIQENRSDEGLIPMQEDGQMVTPQPMPKTRQKQAAIIPAVPIIRKKMRRPDTGADDKKPATSKTLVRGGSQKGALVAAPSSSSNSTSQARTSPSPQKHHEIPSRLKQGSAAQVVRISSNLSKEHLKHSSQQQARGDPAARRHSASGTAARPEVKQIVFTRQASSSFAPSPLGRERSQDNGECSGNPMEEAKKLVIHSSEKTRSGRAPKQESPVVETPPRRTSTLKKSMSSPAISATPAVSSSPGKIRTTTSLPGVKTSRPSSGLHIASPSSSPRGQKHSVTPPSSPGGSPLAGLRFSRAAPVSQPDMQQGASAPTRLPRRASFSGLSQSVATSRAGDVHAVSPRASRVIQNHREGVKGSGRSSSPSSPRLTTQPWPKTTTVISMSSSKDTRSGTAPARPTRLSS